The Thalassoroseus pseudoceratinae genome has a segment encoding these proteins:
- a CDS encoding cytochrome P460 family protein yields MPIESVRTSASGIWIEMMGARMQIHGQRRRIAATTLSAVVGLGLAAWLVGSEPNPSSGDKPNPVDLLPPKFQATGDWASQLPTPSSLSVPEFEQQLFAFLQQRKYDHSQWGRDKQLRDTGPYLNGEYYGTHPAVRVFYSPEVLEWLEGGRKGPLPDGAMIVKEQYAPPAVRHHGKSEKELWESLESWTVMVKDSKGSHDGWFWSNPGRDQKVVENHKDFSHPISGFGHYCLRCHASTETPGADPTSANNEYTFASLRNIEGYPGEPILFRVDDSWRKETEHKSEAVADTIPDLLEVSLTKTTEGGGSHPQCTKSGTVSLCTASENQEFVKFFGEVKPVGLQDVSKLPPVTHDWAVKQRDPCQEFMTSNQCMSCHAGLMKPYGPTMFIPTGDSASYGAKGWNISPYGEWRWTPMGLAGRDPIFHAQLESERKMLALEFGDSPETATRLQNVLQDTCLKCHGAMGRHQFHCDQKQSEQPVDCDTFSQEMCKAIAADGQHIGEGDSQYGALAREGISCMVCHRMQERPQPADDKRPYLQFFLETSVTGNLYYGPKNEVYGPFKDDEITAYPMQHALGVTPKHSPFLQSSRMCGSCHTVTLPAVDSPVTPEHKNELNDSQIVKEFENFHHHVEQATYLEWLNSAFENEFKTQNPQAKSCQDCHMSSGLVDEENDIHLDSLETRMAIIQDTTYPDAENLAAHKKLEVPIRKKGFKRHNFSGLNLFLLELFEQFDDVLGVRTDDYMTGSDQDIEHARQEFLRTAREKTADLDLVTHWNSGGAIEAEVTITNKAGHRFPTGVGFRRAFLELLVVEQPESSDGEERIVWGSGRTNSLGIIVDENGQPLKTEFFEPNADETASYQPHHVQISSQDQVQIYESLLCNAKNSFTTSFIHGCSTRKDNRLLPLGWTANGPDPALSGRYLEATYPVGAAASDPQYRNGSGTDTVNYRIALPDDVDPSRVQVRATLYYQAIPPYFLRNIFRTSPEGEATQRLYFLLSHADFTGTAIENWKLQIASETASITGTSRD; encoded by the coding sequence GTGCCGATAGAATCGGTACGGACGAGTGCGTCGGGAATTTGGATTGAGATGATGGGAGCCAGGATGCAGATTCACGGACAAAGACGACGAATTGCTGCGACGACTCTATCTGCAGTCGTTGGCCTTGGATTAGCTGCTTGGCTTGTCGGCAGTGAACCGAATCCGTCGAGCGGCGACAAACCGAACCCGGTGGACCTGCTTCCGCCCAAGTTTCAAGCGACTGGCGATTGGGCCAGTCAACTTCCGACGCCGAGTAGTCTTTCTGTGCCGGAGTTCGAGCAACAGCTCTTTGCGTTTCTCCAACAACGCAAGTACGACCACTCACAGTGGGGCCGCGACAAACAACTCCGGGACACTGGCCCTTATTTGAACGGTGAGTATTACGGTACACATCCCGCTGTCCGGGTGTTCTATTCGCCGGAAGTTCTCGAATGGCTCGAAGGCGGTCGCAAAGGTCCATTGCCTGATGGGGCGATGATTGTCAAGGAGCAATATGCACCGCCTGCGGTACGACACCATGGCAAATCAGAGAAAGAACTCTGGGAGTCGTTGGAGTCCTGGACGGTCATGGTGAAAGATTCGAAAGGTTCGCATGATGGTTGGTTCTGGAGCAATCCCGGACGCGACCAAAAGGTGGTCGAGAACCACAAGGATTTCTCGCATCCGATTTCCGGATTTGGTCATTACTGCCTGCGTTGTCATGCATCGACGGAAACTCCTGGTGCGGACCCGACCAGTGCGAACAACGAATATACGTTCGCCTCACTGCGGAACATTGAGGGGTATCCCGGTGAACCAATTCTGTTCCGTGTCGATGACTCATGGCGAAAAGAAACCGAGCACAAATCCGAAGCGGTGGCCGACACGATCCCCGATCTTCTGGAAGTGTCTCTGACGAAAACTACGGAAGGCGGCGGTTCTCATCCTCAGTGTACGAAGTCCGGAACGGTCAGCCTGTGTACTGCCTCCGAGAATCAGGAATTCGTCAAATTCTTCGGCGAAGTGAAGCCGGTTGGTTTGCAAGACGTCAGTAAATTGCCGCCGGTGACGCATGACTGGGCCGTCAAACAACGTGACCCCTGCCAGGAGTTCATGACCTCGAACCAATGTATGAGTTGTCATGCCGGACTCATGAAACCTTATGGCCCCACCATGTTCATCCCAACGGGAGATTCCGCGTCTTACGGAGCAAAAGGGTGGAACATTTCTCCTTACGGTGAATGGCGATGGACGCCGATGGGGTTGGCCGGTCGTGATCCGATCTTTCACGCGCAACTCGAGAGCGAACGCAAAATGCTCGCGCTCGAATTTGGAGATTCTCCGGAGACGGCGACTCGATTGCAGAATGTCTTGCAGGACACATGCTTGAAATGCCACGGCGCGATGGGGCGGCATCAGTTTCATTGTGATCAGAAGCAATCCGAACAACCAGTCGATTGCGACACGTTCTCTCAAGAAATGTGCAAAGCGATCGCAGCGGACGGACAACATATTGGTGAAGGTGACTCGCAATATGGAGCGTTGGCTCGTGAAGGCATCAGTTGTATGGTTTGCCACCGCATGCAAGAGCGTCCTCAACCCGCCGACGACAAACGTCCCTATTTGCAGTTCTTCCTGGAAACATCGGTGACGGGGAATTTGTACTACGGCCCCAAGAACGAAGTTTACGGTCCGTTCAAAGATGATGAAATTACCGCCTATCCAATGCAACACGCATTGGGAGTCACACCGAAACATAGTCCGTTCTTGCAGTCGTCTCGGATGTGTGGTTCATGTCACACCGTGACACTGCCAGCAGTTGATTCGCCTGTCACCCCCGAACATAAGAACGAACTCAATGACTCGCAAATCGTCAAAGAGTTTGAGAACTTCCATCACCATGTCGAGCAGGCTACATATCTGGAATGGTTGAATAGCGCCTTTGAGAATGAGTTCAAGACACAAAACCCGCAGGCAAAATCCTGCCAAGACTGTCATATGTCGAGTGGCCTAGTCGATGAAGAAAACGATATCCACTTGGACTCCCTCGAAACACGAATGGCAATCATCCAAGACACGACCTACCCAGATGCCGAGAACCTAGCAGCACACAAGAAACTCGAAGTGCCGATCCGCAAGAAAGGGTTCAAACGCCATAACTTCTCTGGTTTAAATTTGTTCTTGTTAGAACTGTTTGAACAATTCGATGACGTACTTGGTGTGCGGACTGACGACTACATGACCGGTTCCGATCAGGACATTGAACATGCTCGGCAAGAGTTCCTTCGCACTGCTCGTGAGAAAACCGCCGACTTGGATTTGGTGACTCATTGGAATTCCGGCGGAGCCATTGAAGCGGAAGTGACTATCACGAATAAAGCGGGGCATCGATTCCCGACTGGCGTTGGCTTTCGTCGTGCTTTTCTGGAGTTGCTCGTCGTCGAGCAACCAGAATCGAGTGACGGTGAAGAACGTATCGTGTGGGGATCGGGACGCACAAACTCACTCGGCATCATAGTTGACGAGAACGGCCAACCATTGAAAACCGAGTTCTTCGAACCGAACGCCGACGAAACGGCATCGTACCAGCCGCATCACGTGCAGATTAGTTCGCAAGACCAAGTTCAGATCTATGAGTCGCTGTTATGTAATGCCAAGAATAGTTTCACCACAAGTTTCATTCATGGTTGTAGCACACGTAAAGATAACCGACTGTTGCCACTCGGTTGGACGGCGAACGGCCCTGATCCGGCACTCTCGGGACGGTATCTCGAAGCCACCTATCCAGTGGGCGCAGCCGCCAGTGATCCTCAATATCGCAACGGCAGCGGCACGGACACGGTGAATTATCGGATTGCCCTACCCGATGATGTCGATCCCAGCCGTGTTCAGGTGCGTGCGACACTCTATTATCAAGCGATCCCGCCGTACTTCTTGCGAAACATTTTCCGAACCTCGCCAGAAGGTGAAGCCACGCAACGACTGTACTTCCTGCTGAGTCACGCGGACTTCACCGGCACGGCGATCGAAAATTGGAAGCTGCAAATCGCTTCAGAAACCGCTAGCATTACCGGTACTAGCCGGGACTAA
- a CDS encoding M15 family metallopeptidase yields MTTTQLNDQERRTYWTEQMELGYQMVEELMSFPVEECGEGFGSIPEAAEEAGVEIMFSNTKIAGDLDRVFFLRESLVHDVIEITKAMNDRGWVLKIEDGYRSVEMQGALVRKPSVFDAVLQKCIWENGGHIPTEEFVFRRAIVMVANVPKIGTHMSGSAIDISVYERDTQQEVWRGGPYLEVSEKTPMRSPFISTEELENRLAITEVMESHGFMHFPYEFWHFNKGDAGDHILNSKAEPAPFGPVHWNRETNEVTPIPEPLQPLNPLTVIKQEIAAAMERAEAIR; encoded by the coding sequence ATGACCACCACCCAACTGAACGATCAAGAACGCCGGACCTACTGGACCGAGCAAATGGAACTTGGCTACCAGATGGTCGAGGAACTGATGAGCTTCCCCGTAGAGGAGTGCGGCGAGGGTTTCGGTTCAATACCCGAAGCCGCCGAAGAGGCGGGCGTTGAAATCATGTTCTCAAACACGAAGATCGCCGGCGATTTAGACCGAGTTTTCTTTCTACGTGAAAGTCTTGTTCATGACGTGATTGAAATCACCAAAGCCATGAACGATCGGGGCTGGGTCCTGAAGATTGAAGACGGCTACCGTTCGGTGGAAATGCAAGGAGCCTTGGTCCGAAAGCCTTCTGTCTTCGATGCGGTCTTGCAAAAGTGCATTTGGGAGAACGGAGGACACATTCCGACAGAAGAGTTCGTCTTTCGGCGGGCGATTGTGATGGTCGCGAACGTGCCGAAAATTGGTACGCACATGTCGGGTTCAGCGATCGACATCTCCGTATACGAGCGAGACACCCAACAGGAAGTTTGGCGGGGTGGCCCGTATCTTGAAGTCAGTGAAAAGACCCCCATGCGGTCTCCATTTATCTCGACGGAGGAACTCGAAAACCGTCTCGCAATTACCGAGGTGATGGAATCGCATGGCTTCATGCATTTCCCCTACGAATTCTGGCACTTCAACAAAGGAGATGCGGGGGACCATATTTTGAACTCCAAGGCCGAACCGGCTCCGTTCGGCCCCGTGCACTGGAATCGCGAGACGAATGAAGTCACGCCGATTCCGGAACCGCTCCAGCCACTGAATCCACTAACAGTCATCAAGCAAGAGATCGCCGCTGCCATGGAACGGGCAGAGGCGATTCGATAA
- a CDS encoding serine/threonine protein kinase, translated as MSYSRSDRSKIILSGTDPELPEDLPTGYDKYSDFKVMTRGVKAVLYSCFDGIVGRTVALKRLSSECIVDARERRRFLREARITAQLQHPNTVPVYEIGRGPGSLYFTMKRIAGENLFSILQRLSWGDATTEKKYDLETLLNVVEQVGLALAYAHVRGVIHRDVKPENIWIGDFGEVVLLDWGVAKVWGLPDEAGPDTPTPLITNDDPNVDFQSLTATGQRPGTPLYMSPEQIESPDSLDERSDIFSLGVVLYEMLTLKEPFRGRDLDETFDNILHKQPAPLAEQRPGTSFPKDLEPIVFKSIAKDRNLRFDSMLELVEAIRDLTTFEN; from the coding sequence ATGTCATATTCGCGGAGCGATCGCTCGAAAATCATTCTCTCCGGGACCGATCCGGAACTCCCTGAAGACTTACCAACCGGCTACGACAAGTATTCGGACTTCAAGGTCATGACTCGGGGAGTCAAAGCGGTTTTGTACTCGTGCTTTGATGGAATCGTGGGACGCACCGTGGCGTTGAAACGGTTGTCGAGTGAATGCATCGTCGATGCCCGCGAACGACGACGCTTCCTCCGCGAAGCCCGAATCACCGCTCAGCTGCAACATCCCAATACAGTGCCCGTCTACGAAATTGGTCGTGGACCGGGGTCACTGTATTTCACGATGAAACGCATCGCTGGTGAGAATCTCTTCTCCATTTTGCAGCGACTGAGTTGGGGAGATGCGACGACCGAGAAGAAATACGATCTCGAGACGCTGCTGAATGTTGTCGAGCAAGTCGGCTTGGCATTAGCGTATGCCCACGTCCGGGGCGTGATTCACCGAGACGTGAAGCCGGAGAACATTTGGATCGGGGATTTTGGGGAAGTCGTGCTACTCGACTGGGGTGTTGCCAAGGTTTGGGGGTTGCCCGATGAAGCCGGGCCTGATACGCCGACCCCACTGATAACAAATGACGACCCGAACGTTGACTTCCAATCGCTGACAGCCACCGGTCAACGACCTGGCACACCGTTATACATGTCGCCCGAGCAGATCGAATCGCCTGACTCGCTCGATGAACGGTCGGATATCTTCAGCCTTGGTGTCGTTCTCTACGAAATGCTGACACTGAAAGAACCGTTTCGCGGTCGCGATCTCGATGAGACGTTCGACAACATTCTCCACAAGCAACCTGCGCCTTTGGCGGAACAGCGACCGGGAACGTCCTTTCCAAAAGATTTGGAACCAATTGTCTTCAAGTCGATTGCGAAAGATCGAAACTTGCGTTTTGATTCGATGCTTGAACTCGTTGAGGCGATTCGCGACCTCACGACGTTTGAAAATTGA
- a CDS encoding DUF1501 domain-containing protein, producing the protein MVQQTRREFLQRNTMGIGSVALAWLLQSEATHAKPKNLPKEQPTLDLTPKTPHHPPQAKAMISLFQHGGPSHMDLTDPKPMLTKFDGTDYAEDIAYSFVNEASKKLLGTKWKFAKHGECGMELSELLPETASIADDICLIRSMQTGANGHEVSIRYFHGGIPGVLGRPHFASWLLYGLGSETQELPAYMVLTDPGGHPVDGVNNWSSGFMPPLYQGTVLRPKEPRILNLDAPPHLRGEPQRQNLELLQTLNRTHAARFPGEQELNARISSYELAARMQTAAREALDITKETKATQELYGINDPTTNEYGTRCLIARRLVERGVRFVQLFLAGQPWDNHSGLITALPNVCRRTDKPSAGLVKDLKQRGMLDEVIVHWGGEIGRLPVTQNQGAPEKHGRDHNGQGFSIWMAGGGIKPGTVFGATDDFGHKAVENVVTPNDYQATLLHLFGLDSKELVYTTNGQEQVLTAGRKARVVHEILA; encoded by the coding sequence ATGGTTCAACAAACCCGCCGGGAATTTCTTCAGCGAAACACAATGGGGATTGGTTCGGTGGCATTGGCTTGGTTGCTTCAGTCAGAGGCCACGCATGCCAAGCCGAAAAATCTCCCGAAAGAACAACCGACACTCGACCTCACCCCCAAGACACCGCACCATCCGCCACAGGCGAAAGCGATGATCTCGCTGTTTCAGCACGGCGGACCATCGCATATGGATCTCACCGACCCTAAGCCGATGCTCACCAAGTTTGATGGGACCGACTACGCCGAAGACATCGCATACAGTTTTGTAAATGAAGCAAGTAAGAAACTACTTGGCACCAAGTGGAAGTTTGCGAAGCATGGCGAATGTGGAATGGAGCTCTCGGAACTGTTGCCGGAGACAGCTAGCATTGCTGACGATATCTGCCTCATTCGAAGTATGCAGACAGGCGCGAATGGGCATGAAGTTTCGATCCGTTACTTTCATGGTGGAATCCCCGGTGTACTAGGACGTCCGCACTTCGCGTCATGGTTGCTATATGGGCTAGGGTCCGAAACGCAAGAATTACCAGCTTATATGGTGCTAACGGATCCTGGTGGCCATCCTGTCGATGGCGTCAACAACTGGTCAAGTGGATTTATGCCTCCGCTTTATCAGGGGACGGTGCTTCGGCCGAAGGAACCTCGCATTCTCAACCTTGATGCACCACCTCATTTGCGGGGAGAACCACAACGTCAGAACCTGGAACTACTGCAGACGCTCAACCGGACCCACGCGGCACGCTTTCCCGGCGAACAAGAGTTGAATGCTCGCATTTCGAGTTACGAATTAGCCGCACGGATGCAGACTGCAGCCCGTGAAGCGCTTGACATCACGAAAGAAACAAAAGCCACGCAAGAGCTTTATGGAATCAACGACCCGACAACCAACGAGTATGGCACACGATGTCTAATCGCAAGACGACTCGTAGAGCGGGGTGTCCGGTTCGTGCAACTGTTTCTCGCCGGACAGCCTTGGGACAACCATAGTGGACTGATCACCGCATTGCCGAACGTTTGTCGTCGAACTGACAAACCATCTGCGGGACTCGTCAAAGATCTCAAACAACGTGGTATGCTCGATGAAGTCATTGTGCACTGGGGTGGAGAAATCGGTCGTCTTCCAGTGACTCAAAACCAAGGCGCTCCGGAAAAACATGGTCGCGATCACAACGGCCAAGGTTTTAGTATCTGGATGGCCGGTGGCGGAATTAAACCAGGTACCGTGTTTGGTGCAACAGATGATTTCGGTCACAAAGCGGTCGAAAACGTGGTGACACCGAACGACTATCAAGCCACTCTTCTTCACCTCTTTGGCCTCGACTCGAAAGAGCTTGTCTACACCACAAACGGCCAAGAGCAAGTTCTGACTGCCGGACGCAAGGCACGTGTCGTCCACGAGATTCTCGCTTGA